From one Lycium ferocissimum isolate CSIRO_LF1 chromosome 5, AGI_CSIRO_Lferr_CH_V1, whole genome shotgun sequence genomic stretch:
- the LOC132057760 gene encoding uncharacterized protein LOC132057760 yields MDWEEATKLRLFQLNEMDEFRYQAYESAVLYKGDLVLLFNSRLKLQPGKLKSRWSGPFEVVGASPHWAIELKSGDGTRTFKVNEQRVKHYHGIVDGDRIVD; encoded by the coding sequence ATGGATTGGGAAGAGGCGACCAAGCTAAGGTTGTTTCAactcaatgagatggatgaatttCGATACCAGGCATATGAGAGTGCAGTACTTTATAAGGGTGATCTCGTCTTGCTGTTTAACTCTCGCTTGAAGTTGCAACCGGGTAAGCTAAAATCAAGGTGGTCTGGTCCGTTTGAGGTGGTAGGTGCTTCACCCCATTGGGCGATTGAACTGAAGTCCGGAGAtggaactcggacatttaaggtgaatgAGCAGAGGGTGAAGCACTATCATGGGATAGTTGATGGGGATAGAATTGTTGACTGA